Proteins from a single region of Bombus pascuorum chromosome 5, iyBomPasc1.1, whole genome shotgun sequence:
- the LOC132907243 gene encoding axin isoform X3: protein MKAIIDRMSGSRQNEARCFNENSPRPPVPGEETGNYISRVRPQSPTLTPRRSSLTTPTAAGCDASAPLGFEPEGCCSTTTMESDSPPACLRWARNLHSLLQDPVGLELFRKYLDQEGRPHANPLNFWFACEGLKEQDDPERINQLVKLIYRKFFLKSQLAIPEDVRKEANRRVKEGRVDEKVFDAVQLEVERLINETTYPNFLRSDMYLQYVQSCQNPDSGGCPSSGSSREMSVSCGPSLLPTVHEDSEFVSSIHSSHSASETPGELRGELRLTKDMLMATQQTRAMDLRPKPEAYAGDGASMSKQRSKKQYIRQSRAIKDSASLNRDPLAHHTIIPRTQRVPRDLMRPLKPEKFAQVLIEKLENVKRERESQEKFDRHLQESDTINKDASLEMSSGAPKALADALREKLMIEEDNDQAILDQHVSRVWSDLTPSRSPGLSSPRLHSPERRRSTHNYPRPYKQRKEKDVFSTFSADSGNIHDFQEGSDLVGAGSMSSLGSHLPKSKSVPSDYADSLHKQDLYLQGHDQRFRRSDMTRRSATKKSMTELTDSGVSVVSDAPPSTISKDIRLLSWLKETDKKADIKHSRHGKKYGSRSGSLERTNRETWGVPAQPFVADPGMPPLPQPHTATQLEEARRRLIEEDRARSSCKQRHSNISKQSSYEPTMQSQSYVQSNQSTLKKTKQDIGDFTTVVFSFCDEQFPYRTKIPGHNVTLKQFKEYLPKKGSYRYFFKTECEDLDTKVIQEEITDDSEVLPLWEGKVMAQVKALE, encoded by the exons ATGAAGGCCATAATAGATAGGATGAGTGGATCTCGACAGAACGAAGCACGTTGCTTCAATGAAAACTCTCCACGGCCACCAGTGCCTG gAGAGGAAACAGGAAACTACATCAGCAGGGTCCGTCCACAGAGTCCAACTCTGACCCCTAGGCGTTCTTCTCTTACAACACCAACAGCTGCAGGTTGCGATGCTTCGGCACCTTTGGGATTTGAACCGGAAGGTTGCTGCAGTACGACAACTATGGAAAGTGATTCGCCACCTGCTTGCTTGCGGTGGGCCAGGAACCTGCATTCTTTGCTGCAGGATCCAGTGGGCTTGGAATTgttcagaaaatatttggaTCAAGAAGGCAGACCTCATGCAAATCCTCTTAATTTCTGGTTCGCCTGTGAGGGCCTCAAGGAACAAGATGATCCTGAAAGGATAAATCAATTGGTTAAACTTATCTACAGAAAGTTCTTCCTCAAGTCGCAGTTAGCTATACCTGAAGATGTACGAAAGGAGGCTAATCGTCGGGTTAAAGAAGGGCGGGTGGACGAAAAAGTATTTGATGCTGTACAGTTGGAAGTTGAACGTCTCATTAATGAGACTACATATCCAAACTTTCTTCGATCCGATATGTATCTTCAATACGTTCAATCCTGCCAAAACCCGGATTCTGGTGGATGTCCTAGTTCAGGATCCAGTCGAGAGATGTCTGTTTCTTGTGGGCCAAGTTTATTGCCCACTGTCCACGAAGACAGTGAATTTGTTAGTTCCATACATAGCTCACATTCAGCTAGTGAAACGCCTGGGGAATTGAGGGGTGAGCTGAGATTGACCAAAGATATGCTTATGGCTACTCAACAAACTAGGGCGATGGATCTTCGGCCGAAGCCAGAAGCGTATGCTgg TGATGGAGCGTCAATGAGTAAACAACGAAGTAAAAAGCAGTATATAAGACAATCTAGAGCTATTAAAGATTCAGCTAGTTTAAATCGTGATCCGCTGGCTCATCATACTATCATCCCTCGTACACAGCGAGTACCACGTGATTTAATGCGTCCTCTGAAACCGGAAAAATTTGCTCAAGTGCTTATTGAAAAGTTGGAGAACGTTAAACGCGAACGAGAATCTCAGGAAAAATTTGATAGGCATTTGCAGGAGAGCGATACTATTAATAAGGATGCATCACTGGAGATGTCAAGTGGAGCACCGAAAGCACTAGCTGATGCATTGAGAGAAAAGTTAATGATAGAAGAGGATAATGATCAAGCGATTTTGGACCAACACGTCTCACGAGTTTGGTCGGATCTAACGCCTTCTCGATCTCCTGGACTCTCATCCCCAAGACTGCATTCGCCTGAAAGAAGACGTTCTACGCACAATTATCCACGGCCGTACaaacagagaaaagaaaaggacgtGTTCTCTACGTTTTCAGCAGATAGTGGTAATATTCACGATTTTCAAGAAGGCAGCGATCTTGTCGGAGCTGGCTCCATGAGTTCACTAGGATCTCACTTGCCTAAATCTAAATCCGTGCCATCAGATTACGCCGATTCCCTCCATAAACAAGACCTATATCTTCAAG gtCATGATCAAAGATTCCGAAGGTCAGACATGACTAGAAGATCAGCCACAAAGAAGTCTATGACGGAATTAACTGACAGTGGTGTTAGTGTTGTAAGTGACGCGCCACCATCTACAATTAGCAAAGATATTCGTCTTTTATCGTGGCTTAAAGAAACTGACAAGAAAGCGGATATCAAACATAGCCGCCATGGGAAGAAGTATGGTTCTCGCAGTGGCTCTTTGGAAAGGACAAACAGGGAAACATGGGGCGTTCCTGCACAGCCTTTTGTTGCAGATCCAGGAATGCCACCTTTACCACAACCTCATACA GCAACCCAGTTAGAAGAAGCAAGAAGAAGATTAATAGAGGAAGATAGAGCACGCTCGAGTTGTAAACAACGTCattctaatatttctaaacAATCGTCGTACGAGCCTACAATGCAAAGTCAATCTTATGTCCAATCAAACCAGTCAACGTTAAAGAAGACGAAGCAAGATATTGGAGATTTTACCACCGTTGTGTTCAGTTTCTGTGACGAACAGTTTCCTTATAGGACTAAAATTCCTGGTCATAATGTCactttaaaacaatttaaagaaTACCTTCCTAAGAAAGGCAGCTATCG atatttctttaaaaccGAGTGTGAGGACTTGGATACGAAGGTTATTCAAGAAGAAATAACTGACGATTCTGAAGTCCTACCGTTATGGGAGGGTAAAGTTATGGCGCAAGTCAAGGCGCTCGAGTGA